A genome region from Hevea brasiliensis isolate MT/VB/25A 57/8 chromosome 7, ASM3005281v1, whole genome shotgun sequence includes the following:
- the LOC110659474 gene encoding dirigent protein 22-like, translating into MAATQTKHTSFTSTLLLLAAMASLVSAGRLVETKMTMYFHGFSSGPNATVVAVAGITGKHWSFTQFGTVLVTDDPITVTPDIRSAPVGRAQGMYATAGLDGINSQVMMSIVFTNRVYGGSTLEIQGTSKQFDKVRELSVVSGTGRFRYARGYVTFETYFVDKASVYSVVRCNISVLHY; encoded by the coding sequence ATGGCAGCAACACAGACAAAACACACCAGCTTCACATCAACATTGCTTTTACTTGCAGCCATGGCAAGTTTAGTTAGTGCTGGAAGGCTTGTAGAAACCAAGATGACAATGTATTTTCATGGTTTCTCAAGCGGCCCTAATGCTACAGTCGTCGCAGTTGCAGGCATAACTGGTAAGCACTGGTCTTTCACGCAATTCGGAACAGTCTTAGTCACGGATGATCCTATAACTGTAACCCCTGACATAAGGTCAGCCCCGGTTGGGCGAGCTCAAGGCATGTATGCAACTGCGGGCTTGGATGGAATTAACTCGCAGGTTATGATGTCAATTGTGTTCACCAATAGGGTTTATGGTGGAAGTACGCTGGAGATACAAGGCACTAGCAAGCAATTTGACAAGGTTAGAGAACTTTCAGTCGTCTCGGGTACTGGAAGGTTCAGATACGCAAGAGGATATGTTACATTTGAGACATATTTCGTGGACAAAGCCTCTGTTTACTCAGTTGTTAGGTGCAACATTTCTGTGCTACATTACTAG